GCGGCAACGCAGAGGACAGTGGCGATGAACGGGGACGAAGGACCCGGCGGCGCAGGCAGAGTGATCCGGCGATCCACACGCATAAGGCGCTTCTCCCGTCACGTGAGCCGGGCCGATGCGCCCGGCATGGTTGGCGTTGCAGGTTGCCCGCGCAGCGGATGGCGGCGGCAGATCAAGTCTAGCATTAGGGTTCGATGCGCGATGCGCGATGCACGCCGCGACCCGCGATTCGGGCCGATCCGGATGCGGATCGACGGACGAAAAAAAACCGCTCGCGATGAAGCGAGCGGTTTTCTGCGCCAGGGCGCCGGCCAGCGAGCCGGCGCGGCCTTATTCCTTGGGGGCCGTCGCGCCGCCGTGCGCGGCCGACCATTCGGCCGGCGCGTGCAGGAATTTCTCGACTTCGTCGAGCGTCTTCGTTTCGAAGTAGCCCGACGCCTTCGCGACGCGCAGCACGTCCCACCAGGTCGCGAGCGCGTGCAGGTCGACGTCGATGTCCTTCAGGACCGACACGCTTTCCTTGAAGATGTTGTAGTGGAACAGCACGAAGCAGTGGTTCACCGTCGCGCCCGCGGTGCGCAACGCGTTGACGAAGTTGATCTTGCTGCGGCTGTCGGTCGTCAGGTCTTCCACCAGCAGCACGCGCGAGCCTTCTTCCAGATGGCCTTCGATCTGCGCATTGCGGCCGAAACCCTTCGGCTTCTTGCGCACGTACTGCATCGGCACCATCATGCGGTCCGCGAGCCATGCCGCGAACGGGATACCGGCCGTCTCGCCGCCCGCCACCGAGTCGATCTGCTCGAAGCCGACGTCGCGCATGATCGTCGTTTCCGCCATTTCCATCAGCGCACGACGCACGCGCGGATACGAGATCAGCTTGCGGCAGTCGATGTAGACGGGGCTTGCCCAGCCGGACGTGAAGATGAACGGTTTTTCGGCGTTGAAGTGCACCGCCTGCACTTCGAGCAGGATTTTGGCGGTCGTATCCGAGATCGACTGACGATCGTAGCCTGTCATGGGCATTCCTTGGGTGATGAGCGAAGAGCGGGCGCGGGCCCGGTGGCGCAGCAAGGGGAACCTGCCCGAGGGGCCGGGGCGCGATCGGAGGGCCAATCGCATCGCTGCGCGCGTAGCCGGCTATTTTACCCGATTCAGGGCGGTTTTCGGCGGAATTCGCGCGGGTTCGGCGCGCCGCTCACCACCGGCGAAACAAACGGGGTGCGATCAGCCCGATGCTGATGCCAAGGATGCGGCGCCGCACCAACGGACGTCATTTAGGGGGTGTACACTAGGCGACCCTTAGAAATCGTTCAGTACTTTGTACTTTCCTCTTGCCACCCGCCAAGGTTCGATGGCGTGCCGACCCGGCGCGCTGCGTGCCGTCTCGCAGTCGACCATCCCCTCGATCCAAGCAGACGCGGCCCAAGGTGCTGTGTACTGAACCGTCAAAATTTCGCATGTCTCTCGCAGGTCAATCATGGACGAACAACTGAAGCAGGCCGCTCTCGCTTATCACCTGAACCCGAAACCCGGCAAGATTTCGGTCACCCCGACCAAGCCGCTGTCGAACCAGCTCGATCTGTCGCTCGCGTATTCGCCGGGCGTCGCGGCGGCGTGCGAGGCGATCCACGCCGATCCGCTCGACGCGCAGAAGTACACGTCGCGCGGCAACCTCGTCGGCGTCATCACGAACGGCACGGCCGTGCTGGGCCTCGGCAACATCGGCCCGCTGGCTGCGAAGCCGGTGATGGAAGGCAAGGGCTGCCTGTTCAAGAAGTTCGCGGGCATCGACGTGTTCGACATCGAACTGTCGGAGTCCGACCCCGACAAGCTCGTCGAGGCGATCGCGATGCTCGAGCCGACGCTCGGCGGCATCAACCTCGAGGACATCAAGGCGCCGGAATGCTTCTACATCGAGCAGAAGCTGCGCGAGCGCATGAAGATCCCCGTTTTCCACGACGACCAGCACGGCACCGCGATCATCGCGTCGGCTGCGATCCTGAACGGCCTGAAGGTCGTCGGCAAGAAGCTGTCGGAAGTGAAGCTCGTGTGTTCGGGCGCGGGCGCCGCGGCGATCGCGTGTCTGGACCTGCTCGTGAACCTCGGCCTGACGAAGGCGAACATCCTCGTCGCCGATTCGAAGGGCGTGATCTACGAAGGGCGCGGCAACCTCGACCCGTCGAAGCAGCGTTATGCGGCGACCACCGACGCGCGCACGCTTGGCGACGCGATCGTCGGCGCGGACGTGTTCCTCGGCTGCTCGAGCGCGGGCGTGCTGAAGCAGGACATGGTCAAGACGATGGGCGACCGCCCGCTGATCCTGGCGCTTGCGAACCCGGAACCGGAAATCCGCCCGGAAGACGCGAAGGCCGTGCGCCCGGATGCGATCGTCGCGACCGGCCGTTCGGACTACCCGAACCAGGTCAACAACGTGCTGTGCTTCCCGTTCATCTTCCGCGGCGCACTCGACGTCGGCGCGACGACGATCACGGAAGAAATGAAGCTCGCGTGCGTGCGCGCGATCGCCGAGCTGGCCGAGGAAACCGACCAGAGCGAAGAAGTCGCGAAGGCGTATGAAGGCCATTCGCTCGAGTTCGGGCCGGACTACCTGATTCCGAAGCCGTTCGACCCGCGCCTGATCATCAAGATCGCGCCGGCCGTCGCACAGGCTGCGATGGATTCGGGCGTCGCGACGCGCCCGATCGAGGACATGGACGCGTACCGCGAGCAGCTCGGCGCGACCGTCTACCGCACCGGCATGGTGATGCGTCCGGTGTTCGCGACCGCGAAGAAGAAGCAGGCGCGCATCGTGTTCGCCGAGGGCGAGGACGAACGCGTGCTGCGCGCCGCGCAGTTCGTGCTGCAGGAAAAGATCGCGAAGCCGATCATCGTCGGCCGTCCGTCGGTCGTCGAGATGCGCCTGCAGAAGATCGGCTCGAAGCTGAAGGCCGGCATCGATTTCGAGATCGTGAATCCGGAAGACGACACCCGCTACCACCGCTATTGGCAGGCGTACCACGAGATCGGCGCGCGTGACGGCGTCACGCCGGAAGTCGCGAAGGCCGCGCTGCGCAAGTTCAACACGCTGATCGGCGCGATGCTCGTGCACCTGGGCGATGCGGACGGGATGATCTGCGGGATGATCGACACGTACCACACGCACCTGAAGTTCATCGAGCAAGTGCTGGGCCGTGCGCAGGGCGCCGAGCACTACGCCGCGATGAACCTGCTGATGCTGCCGGGCCGCAACCTGTTCCTGTGCGACACGTACGTGAACGAAGTGCCGAGCGCGGAACAGCTCGCCGACATGACGATCCAGGCTGCCGCCGAAATCGAGCGCTTCGGCATCGCGCCGAAGGCCGCGCTGCTGTCGAACTCGAACTTCGGCAGCGCGCCGTCGGCGTCGTCGCGCCGGATGGCCGAGGCCCGCCAGCTGATCAGCGAGCGTGCGCCGAACCTCGAAGTCGACGGCGAAATGCACGGCGACGCGGCGTTGTCCGAAGCGGTCCGCAAGGCCGCGTTCCCGGGCACGACGCTGTCGGGCGAAGCGAACCTGCTGATCATGCCGAACGTCGAAGCGGCGAACATCGCGTACAACCTGCTGAAGATGGTCGGCGGCGAAGGCGTGACGGTCGGCCCGTTCCTGCTCGGCGCGGCGAAGCCGGTCCACATCCTGACGCCGGCTGCAACCGTGCGCCGGATCATCAACATGACGGCGGTGGCCGCCGCGAACGCGAACACGAAGTAAGTTTGCATCTGCGTGCGCCGCGCAGCACGCGCGGCGCAATGAAAAACGCCACGGAACCTGCATTCCGTGGCGTTTTTTTTGCGAGTTTTTTCGTGACCCGCCGGCGGTGCAGGCGGGCGTCCGGACCGCGAACGCCCGCTGCGCGCCGTTACGCGACCTGCTGGCGGGAATGGCCACCCGTCGGCGAACGCCACTGCGTGAGCAGCGTGTTCCACTTCTGGCGAACCGCGCGCAGGTTGTTCTCCTTCACGTGGCCGTAGCCGCGAATGCCGTCCGGCAACGCCGCGAGCTCGAGCGCGAGCGGGCGGTTGGCCGCGTTCAGCTTGACCAGCACCTCGCCGATCAGCGCTTCGTACTCGCCGATCAGTGCGCGCTCGGTGCGGCGCTCCTCGGTGCGGCCGAACGGGTCGAGCCCCGTGCCGCGCAGGAACTTCGCCTTCGCAAGCAGCCGGAACGCCGACAACATCCACGGGCCGTACGCCTTCTTCACGAGATGGCCGTGTGCGTCCGTTTTCGCGAACAGCGGCGGCGCGAGGTGGAACTTCAGTTTCCAGTCGCCTTCGAACTGCGACGACAGGCGCGCGAGGAACGCGGGGTCTGACTGCAGCCGTGCCACCTCGTATTCGTCCTTGTACGCCATCAGCTTGAACAGGTTGCGCGCGACCGCTTCGGTCAGCGGCTCCTGTACGGCGTCGCCGTCCGCCAGCGCGCGTTCGGCCGTGCGCACCTTGTCGACGAATGCCGCATAGCGCGATGCGTATGCGGCGTTCTGGTACGCGGTGAGGAAGTCCACGCGCTTCGCGATCAGTGCATCGACCGCCTTCTTCGTGTGCAGCGCGATCACCGTCGCGCCCTGCGCGGGGCGCGCGTCGCCGGCCGCGGCCTGCTTCACGCTTGCGAGGTCATGCGCGGCGCGGCGGCCCCAGTCGAATGCCGCACGGTTCTTCTCCACCGACACCGCGTTCAGCTCGATCGCGCGTTCGAGCGATGCAAGCGTCAGCGGCAGCCAGCCCTTCTGCCATGCGTAGCCGAGCACGAACGGGTTGGTGTAGATCGCGTCGCCGAGCAGCGCGACCGCGAAGCGGTTCGCATCGATGAAATCGACGGCTTCGCCTGCCGCCGCGCGGATGTCGTTTTCCGCGGACAGGCCCGGGAACGCCCAGTTCGGGTTCTTGATGAACTCGGCCGTCGGCGTCTGCGCGCTGTTGACGACCACGCGGGTCGTGTCGTGCCGCATCCGCGACGTGCATTCGTCGCCAGCCGTGACGATCGCGTCGCAGCCGATCACGAGGTCGGCTTCGCCCATCGCGATCCGCGTCGCATGAATGTCGGTCGGCGCGTGCGATATCTGCACGTGGCTCATCACGGCGCCGCCTTTCTGCGCGAGGCCCGTGACGTCGAGCACGGTCACGCCCTTGTTCTCCAGGTGCGCGGCCATCCCGAGCAGCGCGCCGATCGTGACGACGCCCGTGCCGCCGACGCCGGTGACGAGCACGCCGTACGCACGCTCGATCGCCGGCAGCGTCGGCTCCGGAATCGGCGGCAATGCGCTGCCGTCGACCGACACGGCCTTCGGCTTCTTCAACTGGCCGCCCTCGACCGTGACGAAGCTCGGGCAGAAGCCCTTCACGCACGAGAAGTCCTTGTTGCAGCTCGACTGGTTGATCTGGCGCTTCGTGCCGAATTCGGTTTCCAGCGGCTCGACCGACAGGCAGTTCGACTGCACCGAGCAGTCGCCACAGCCTTCGCACACCGCGTCGTTGATCACCACGCGCTTCGCCGGATCCGGATACGTGCCGCGCTTGCGGCGGCGGCGCTTCTCGGTCGCGCAGGTCTGGTCGTAGATCAGGATCGTCGTGCCTTCGATCTCGCGCAGCTCGCGCTGCACGTCGTCGAGCTGGTCGCGGTGATGGATCGTCACATCCGGCGCGAGCAGCGCCTTCTGGCCGTCGTACTTCTCCGGTTCGTCGGTGACGATCACGATCTTCTTCGCACCTTCGGACGCGAGCTGGTGCGTGATCTGCGGCACCGTCAGCACACCGTCGACCGGCTGGCCGCCCGTCATCGCGACAGCGTCGTT
This window of the Burkholderia cepacia GG4 genome carries:
- a CDS encoding orotate phosphoribosyltransferase translates to MTGYDRQSISDTTAKILLEVQAVHFNAEKPFIFTSGWASPVYIDCRKLISYPRVRRALMEMAETTIMRDVGFEQIDSVAGGETAGIPFAAWLADRMMVPMQYVRKKPKGFGRNAQIEGHLEEGSRVLLVEDLTTDSRSKINFVNALRTAGATVNHCFVLFHYNIFKESVSVLKDIDVDLHALATWWDVLRVAKASGYFETKTLDEVEKFLHAPAEWSAAHGGATAPKE
- a CDS encoding NADP-dependent malic enzyme; this translates as MDEQLKQAALAYHLNPKPGKISVTPTKPLSNQLDLSLAYSPGVAAACEAIHADPLDAQKYTSRGNLVGVITNGTAVLGLGNIGPLAAKPVMEGKGCLFKKFAGIDVFDIELSESDPDKLVEAIAMLEPTLGGINLEDIKAPECFYIEQKLRERMKIPVFHDDQHGTAIIASAAILNGLKVVGKKLSEVKLVCSGAGAAAIACLDLLVNLGLTKANILVADSKGVIYEGRGNLDPSKQRYAATTDARTLGDAIVGADVFLGCSSAGVLKQDMVKTMGDRPLILALANPEPEIRPEDAKAVRPDAIVATGRSDYPNQVNNVLCFPFIFRGALDVGATTITEEMKLACVRAIAELAEETDQSEEVAKAYEGHSLEFGPDYLIPKPFDPRLIIKIAPAVAQAAMDSGVATRPIEDMDAYREQLGATVYRTGMVMRPVFATAKKKQARIVFAEGEDERVLRAAQFVLQEKIAKPIIVGRPSVVEMRLQKIGSKLKAGIDFEIVNPEDDTRYHRYWQAYHEIGARDGVTPEVAKAALRKFNTLIGAMLVHLGDADGMICGMIDTYHTHLKFIEQVLGRAQGAEHYAAMNLLMLPGRNLFLCDTYVNEVPSAEQLADMTIQAAAEIERFGIAPKAALLSNSNFGSAPSASSRRMAEARQLISERAPNLEVDGEMHGDAALSEAVRKAAFPGTTLSGEANLLIMPNVEAANIAYNLLKMVGGEGVTVGPFLLGAAKPVHILTPAATVRRIINMTAVAAANANTK
- a CDS encoding indolepyruvate ferredoxin oxidoreductase family protein gives rise to the protein MNAPLDAGQRASLEAALKSVTLDDKYTLERGRAYMSGIQALVRLPMLQQERDRAAGLNTAGFISGYRGSPLGGLDLSLWKAKQHLAAHQIVFQPGLNEDLAATAVWGSQQVNLYPGAKHDGVFGMWYGKGPGVDRTGDVFKHANSAGSSKHGGVLVLAGDDHAAKSSTLAHQSEHIFKACGLPVLFPSNVQEYLDFGLHGWAMSRYSGLWVALKCVTDVVESAASVDIDPHRTEIVLPTDFIVPDGGLNIRWPDPPLVQEARLLDYKWYAALAYVRANKLDRIEIDSPHARFGIMTGGKAYLDVRQALTDLGLDDETCARIGIRLYKVGCVWPLEAQGAQAFARGLDEILVVEEKRQILEYAIKEELYNWPDGQRPRVFGKFDEKDGAGGEWSVPMGNWLLPAHYELSPAIIAKAIATRLEKFELPSDVRARIAARLAVISAKEMALAKPHVQTERKPWFCSGCPHNTSTNVPEGSRAIAGIGCHYMTVWMDRSTSTFSQMGGEGVPWIGQAPFTDEKHVFANLGDGTYFHSGLLAVRAAISSKANITYKILYNDAVAMTGGQPVDGVLTVPQITHQLASEGAKKIVIVTDEPEKYDGQKALLAPDVTIHHRDQLDDVQRELREIEGTTILIYDQTCATEKRRRRKRGTYPDPAKRVVINDAVCEGCGDCSVQSNCLSVEPLETEFGTKRQINQSSCNKDFSCVKGFCPSFVTVEGGQLKKPKAVSVDGSALPPIPEPTLPAIERAYGVLVTGVGGTGVVTIGALLGMAAHLENKGVTVLDVTGLAQKGGAVMSHVQISHAPTDIHATRIAMGEADLVIGCDAIVTAGDECTSRMRHDTTRVVVNSAQTPTAEFIKNPNWAFPGLSAENDIRAAAGEAVDFIDANRFAVALLGDAIYTNPFVLGYAWQKGWLPLTLASLERAIELNAVSVEKNRAAFDWGRRAAHDLASVKQAAAGDARPAQGATVIALHTKKAVDALIAKRVDFLTAYQNAAYASRYAAFVDKVRTAERALADGDAVQEPLTEAVARNLFKLMAYKDEYEVARLQSDPAFLARLSSQFEGDWKLKFHLAPPLFAKTDAHGHLVKKAYGPWMLSAFRLLAKAKFLRGTGLDPFGRTEERRTERALIGEYEALIGEVLVKLNAANRPLALELAALPDGIRGYGHVKENNLRAVRQKWNTLLTQWRSPTGGHSRQQVA